The DNA segment CAACAAGTATTTCATCGACGCCAGCACCCTGGCGGTCGGTGCCGACGGCGTGGTGCGCTATGCGTTGGTGGTCGAGACCTCGGGCGGCGCCCGCAACATCAGTTTTGAAGGCATCCACTGCAAGGGCCGCAACTGGAAGCACTACGCCACGGGTCGCAGCGACGGTACCTGGACCAAGTCGCGAACCTCCCGCATCGAGTGGCGGCCGATCGAAAACAAGCCCGTCAACCGGCACCATGCGGCATTGAGCCGCGACCTGTTCTGCCCGCTGGGCAACCCCATCTTCACGGCTGACGAAGGGCGCAACGCCTTGCGCCTGGGCAAGCATCCCAACTCAAATTGATAGCGGGGAAATCCGAATGATCGATGCCATCATCCCGGAAATCGACAAGGCACTGCGTGCCGTATTTGCGGCCGCCCCGACCCGGCGTCCGATGCCGGGCGAAGACCTGCCCGAAGCAGCGATGAGCGATGACGAAAGGCAGCACGTCGCCGCGCTGATGCGGGTCAACCACTGCGGCGAAATCTGCGCCCAGGCCCTGTACCAGGGGCAGGCACTGACCTCGCGCGATGTCGCCGTCAAGCGCGAACTGGAACAGGCGGCGTGGGAGGAAACCGAGCATCTCAACTGGACCGAGCGGCGTATTGCCGAACTCGGTGGCCGCAAGAGCGTGCTCAATCCGCTGTGGTATGCCGGGTCGCTGGCAATCGGGATGTTTGCGGGAAAGTGCGGCGATGCATGGAGTCTCGGTTTTCTCGCCGAAACCGAACGCCAGGTCGAGGGGCACCTGGAAAGCCACAAGGCCAGGCTGCCGACGCAGGATCGGAAGTCATGGGAAGTGCTGGAGCAGATGAAGGTCGACGAGATTCGCCACGCCGAAACGGCGAGTCATTACGGTGCGCGGGAATTGCCGACCCCGGTCAAGCTCGCCATGAAGCTTTCGTCGAAGGTGATGACGAAGCTTTCCTACGTCGCCTGATCAGGCCTCGACGACTTCAAAACTGTGGCTGACCTCGGCGGTCTTGCCGAGCATGATCGAGGCGGAACAGTACTTCTCGGCGGAGAGTTTTACCGCACGTTCGACGACCTCCGGTTTCAGGTTCTTCCCGGTTACCACGAAGTGCATGTTGATGCGCGTGAATACCTTGGGGTCGACCTCCGCACGCTCGGCTTGAAGCTTCACTTCGCATCCGCTGACTTCATGCCGGCCCCGTTTCAGGATCAGCACGATATCGAAGGCAGTACACCCTCCCGTGCCGGCCAACAGCAGTTCCATGGGCCGTGGCGCCAGATTGCGCCCACCCGCGTCAGGCGCCCCATCCATGCAGATCAGGTGTCCGCTGCCGGTCTCGGCAACAAAGCTCATTCCGTCATGCCAGCGTACCGTGCATTCCATGCTGCTCACTCCTTCAATCGATATCGCCATTCTAGCGGTGACACCAAGGCGGGAGTGCGGCAGCGCATCAAACCAGGCTGCTGTGTCACAGCGGGCAATCGATTCGCCGTCATATAGACAAATCTGCTCAGTCGAAATGGAAAATTAATTCTTTAATAATCAATGAAATCAAACTGCTTCCCATTTCAAGGCAAAGACAATGGCAGTCGATTGCGCAATGCACAAATATGTCTTGCAATGCAGCAAGGGCTATGGAAGAATCCATTCAACCGAACATTGAGTGCAGTAAGGGATTCAACGCAGTCCATGTTCAACCCCTGTCTCCTCCACCCTCCTCCTTTGGTGTGGATTAAACGCAGCCCGTTCGGGTTGCGTTTTTTTTCGCTTGTTCGTCGAGGATGTGTGCGAGTTACCTGATTTTGCTGTCAGGTTTGACAGCATCAGGGAAGGTCTGTACGATTCGCGCCCTTCGAGCTGGGTCGGTAGCTCAGTCGGTAGAGCAGCGGACTTTTAATCCGTTGGTCGCGAGTTCGAATCTCGCCCGACCCACCACCGTAATATATAATTTGCAATTCGGGTTGTTAGCTCAGTTGGTAGAGCAGCGGACTCTTAATCCGTAGGTCCACAGTTCGAATCTGTGACAACCCACCAAATCAGAAGCCGAATCAACTTAATTAGTTGATTCGGCTTTTTTCTTGCGCATGTTTCAACCCAACGCGGCTACCCTGGCTTCAGGCAACTGGCTGACGCCTCGGCTTCAAGCGGGCCTGATGCCGCAGGATCGGCGCACCAGGCGCCGCCATGTCGACGCCCATTGAAAATCCTTACTTCAGCGCGTCGCTAAGATCCTTGTCACTGATCTTGCCCGACCGGTGCAGCCACAGCAGAATCGCCAGCGGCTTGGGAATATTGCGGCCGGACTCATATCTGGAGCCGCCCGATTGCGTGACGCCATATCTCATCCAGAAATCCTTTTGATTGAGGTTCTCCTTCTTGCGATCGGTCGCGATGTCACTGAAGTCGAGTTTTTTCTTGCGGGCCATGGCGTTCTCCTGCCGGTGAGTAATCGAGGCAATATGCTAGCGCTTTTTTTCGATCCATGCTTTTGGCAATGCCGAACGGGATTGACGCTGTCGTTCTGGCGAAGTTCCCGGGTTGCGCCATGCGGGGCGTGAGGATGTATCGCGCACTTCGGATCAGGATGCCGCGGCGATCACCAGGCCGAGCAGTAACAACACCAGTCCGCGCACTCCGCCCCAGCGGCAGAGCCTGTTGCGCAAGCCTTGATGCCAGGGCCCCTGCGTACCCGGACGCAGCCAGACCGGCAGCAGATGCGAGGCGGCTCCGCTCACCAGCGGCAGAAGGAAGGCGATGACGAATCCGGCGACGGCGGGACGGGCCGGCAGCCAGCCAAACCCGTGCGCGATGCCCAAGCCCAGCATGCCGAGCAAGCCCAGCGCGGCGGCCGTCAGGGATGGGGCCGCACCATGCATCTGGCGCAGCGACTTGCCGAACAATGAAAACCATGCGTGCAGCATGCGCACGACAACCCCTCCGTAGAGCATGACGCCGAGCAGGGCGAGGGCGGGAGCCAGCCCGGAAGCTGGTGACGGCAGCAATGACGACGCGCCGATGGCAATCAACAGTGCGCCGGTTGCCGCCCATTTGAGGTCACGCCGCAAGCGCATCACGGCACCAGGGTCTGCCTGGCCCAGGCTGGTGGGCAGCAATACCTGCAAAGTCCCCAGAGCGGTCAGTCCGACAAAGCCGAGCAGGTTGGCATGCAGATGAAACAGGCGCAGCGCGTTGCGTTGGGTCGGGAACAGGGGCATCAGGACAACCGCCAGCAGTGCCGCCAGCAAAAAGGCAAGCGCCGCCAGATACCAGTCCAGCCCGCGATGACGCGGACCGAACATCCGGCGTGTGCGGCTCACCGTCCAGCCGGCAAGAGTCAGTGCGGCAAGTCCGCCCAAGGCAGCCGCCAGAGCCAGGCTGGTCGACGAGAAGTCGCCGGCAAATGAAAACACGGCCAGTGCACCGCCGCTCCAGGCCAGCGCCGGAGGTACCCAGGCGGCAAAGCCGGCGGCGCCGCTGCGCGTCAGTACCGGAATGAAGTAACTCATTGCCGCCAGGATCAGCGGCAGCACGCCCAGCGCGAAGGCGACATGGGCAGCCAGTTGCGGCGCAGCGTGGCCCGTGATCAGCAATACGCCGGCCGTCGCCAGCGAAAGCAGGGCGGCGATGGTCAGCAATGGCATCAGATAGGTGCGCGACATGGATGAATTGTAAAGGCCGGACCCGCATGCGACACTCGCGCACCATGTCTTCGTCTTCCATTCCGCGCGCCGGACTCATCCTGCTGGGCCTGCTTTCCCTTGGCTGGGGTTTCAACTGGCCGATCATGAAGGTCGTCATCACCGAAATTCCGCGCTGGATATTTCGCGGCGACAGCATCCTGCTGGCTTCCGTCGGATTGTTCGGCATCGCCTGGTTTTCGGGGCACTCCCTGCGGGTGCCCACCGGGCGATGGCCGCAGTTGCTGGGCATGGCAACATGCAACATCGTCGGCTGGAACATGTTCGCGATTTACGGCGTCAGCCTGCTGCCTTCGGGACGTGCTGCCATCCTCGGCTACACCATGCCGCTCTGGAGCGCCGTGCTGTCGGCGTGGTTTCTCAACGAACCGCTTACCCGACGCCGGCTGATTGGCCTGGCGCTGGGGATGAGCGGCATGGCGCTGCTGATCGGCGCCGAGTTCGAAAATCTCGGCAGAGCGCCGATGGGTGTGATTCTGATGCTCATCGCGGCCATCTTCTGGGCCGGTGGACTGGTGATCTACAAGCGGAATCCGCTGCCCATGCCGATCACCGCACTGACCGCATGGCAAGCCTTGCTGGGAGGAATACCGATCGCACTGGCCGGCCATGCGCTGGAAACCGTCGAGTGGGGCCGGATCAGCTTCTGGCCCTTGTTCGGCTTCTGGTACAACGTGTTCATCGGCTTGCTGTTCTGCTACTGGGCATGGAACAAGCTGGTGCAGATGGTGCCGGCCGCCGTGTCCTCGCTGGGCTCGCTGATCATTCCCGTGGTCGGGGTATTCAGCGGAATGGTGTTTCTGGGCGAGGCCCCGCGCTGGCAGGATTTTGCGGCGCTGGTGCTGGTATTGACCTCAATTGCGACAGTGCTGCTGCCGGCGCGACCGTCGGCTTGACCCGACACAAGGCGCGGCGCAGCCGTTTCGGGCACAATTGGCCAATGCTCAAGGTTTCAGGTCTCGCCTGTTCGCGCGGTGAACGCCGCTTGTTTGCCGACGTCGGGTTTTCGCTCGCCGCAGGCGAGTGGTTGCACGTGCAGGGCGAGAACGGCGCCGGCAAGACCAGCCTGATGCGCCTGCTGGTCGGCCTTTCGCCGGCCGATGCCGGCGAGATTCGCTGGCGCGACGAGCCGACGCCGTCGGTCGAATTTCGCCGCGACCTGATTTATCTCGGCCATCACGCGGCGGTCAAGGAAGACCTGACGCCACTGGAAAATCTGCGCCTGGCGGCCGCCCTGGACGGCATCGCACTCGACGAGCGTACCTCGCTGGCTGCCCTGATCCGGCTCGGGTTGCGCGGACGCGAGGACTTGCCGGTCCGCGTATTGTCCGCCGGACAAAAGCGGCGCGTACTGCTGGCCCGCCTGCTGACACGTCCGGCGGTTTTGTGGGTGCTCGACGAAGCCTTCAATGCGCTCGATGTCGCCGCGGTGAAGCTGCTCGGCGAACTGATTGCGGAGCATCTGTCCGCAGGCGGCATGGCGGTGCTGACCAGCCACCAGCCGCTGCCCGTGCCGGGCGGCAAGGCGTTGGTGCTATGAACGCGTTTTTCGCAACCGTGCGCCGCGATCTGCTGCTGGCGCTGCGGCGCAAGAGCGAGGTGCTGACGGCGGTGTTCTTTTTTGTCATCGTCACCAGCCTGTTTCCGCTGGGCATCGGCCCGGAACCGGTACTGTTGAAGAAGATCGCGCCCGGCATCCTCTGGGTTGCCGCGTTATTGGCAACCCTGCTCGGCCTGCCGCGCCTGTTTGCGGCCGATCACGTCGATGGCACGCTGGAGCAGATGGCCCTGTCGCCCTCTCCCTTGGGCATGCTGGTTGCCGGTAAAATACTGGCGCACTGGTTGTTGTGCGGCTTGCCGCTGGTTCTGCTGGCGCCCGTGCTCGGTTTGCAGTTCGATCTCGATGCGTCGGCGCTGGGAATTCTGACGCTGGCTCTGTTGCTGGGAACTCCGTTGCTGTCCTTGATCGGTGCGATCGGCGCGGCGCTGACCCTGGGGGTGCGTGGCGGCGGCGTGTTGCTGGCGCTGCTGGTATTGCCGCTTTATATCCCCGCGCTGATCTTCGGCGCGGGAGCGGTGGAAGCCCATGTCGCGGGTCTCGATGCGGGTGGGCATTTGTCCTTGCTGGCAGCGATGCTGGCCTTGGCTGTATTTTTTGCGCCGTGGGCAACCACGGCCGCTTTGAGGATTGCACTGGAGTGAGGCAGTCGATTATTCAGTGGTTCAGGTTTGCCAGCCCGCAGAGCTTCTATCCGCTCGCCGGGCGCCTGATCCCGTGGTTCTGGGCCGCCGCGGCCGTCTTCGGCATTGCCGGGCTGTGGATTTCCTTTTTCGTCGCGCCGACCGACGCGCAGCAGGGCGAGGGCTACCGCATCATCTTCGTCCATGTGCCGGCCTCCTGGATGTCGATGTTCATCTATCTCGTGATGGCCTTCTGGGCCGGCCTTGGCCTCGCGCTCAACACGCGGGTGTCGGGCATGATGGCGCAGGCACTGGCGCCCACCGGCGCCCTGATGGCGGCGCTGTCGCTGTGGACCGGCGCGCTCTGGGGCAAGCCGATGTGGGGTGCCTGGTGGGTGTGGGATGCGCGGCTGACCTCCGAGCTGATCCTGTTTTTCCTCTACCTGGGCTTCATGGCCTTGCAAGCCGCGATCGACGACCCGCGCCGCGCCGACAAGGCCGGAGCGATCCTGGCGCTGGTCGGCGTGGTGAATATCCCCATCATCTATTTTTCGGTGAAGTGGTGGAACACCTTGCACCAGGGCTCGACGATCAACCTCAACAAGGCGCCTTCGATGGCGCAGACCATGCTGTGGGGCATGCTGCTGATGGCCCTGGCCTTCTGGATGTATTCGATCGCCGTGGCGCTGATGCGGGTGCGCGCCATCATCCTCGAACGCGAACGACACACGGAATGGGTGAAGCATGCAGTGGAATAGCGTCGGCGAATTCTTCGCCATGGGCGGCTACGCGCTCTACGTCTGGGGCAGCTTCGGCGCCTGCCTTTTGCTGATGATCGCGGAACCTTTGCTGGCCCGGCACCGTCTTACCGAGGTTCGCAAGAGCCTGATTCGCGAACGACTCGCCGACGAACTCGAACTCCAGCAGAAATCCCGATGAAGCCCAGACAGAAACGCATCGCCCTGATTGCCGGCGGCCTCGCCTCGCTGGCCATTGCCGCGGGGCTGGCGCTCAACGCGCTCGACAGCAACATCGCGCTCTATGTGACGCCCACCGAAGTCGCTGCCGGCAAGGCGCCGCAAGGCAAGGCCTTTCGCATCGGCGGCCTGGTCAAGGAGGGCACGATCAAGCGCCAGGACATGACGGTGAGTTTCATCATTACCGACACCGCCAAGGAGATCCCGGTGGCCTATACCGGCATCCTGCCCGACCTGTTCCGCGACGGCAAAGGCGCGGTGGTGCAGGGGCGGCTGGGCAGCGACGGCGTATTCGCCGCTACCGAAGTGCTGGCCAAGCACGACGAGAACTACATGCCTCCCGAAGCCAAACACGCCATCGATCAGGCCCAGAAAGGTAAACCATGACATTCCCCCCGCCCCCCTTTCCGGGAAAGGGGGTGACTTCGGTTCCCCCGGCAAGCCGGGGTCCGGCCACTGAACGGCTGCCTTTTTGGGGCGGCCCGGCGGAGGCAGCACCATGACCCCCGAACTCGGACACTTCGCCCTGATTCTTGCTTTCGTGGTTTCCCTGTTGCAGGGGGTGCTGCCTCTGGTGGGCGCTCAGCGGGGGCAAGCGCAATGGGTCGCGCTGGCGCGGCCGGCGGCGCAGACCCAATTCCTGCTGATTGCCTTTGCTTTCGCCTGCCTGGCGCAGAGTTTTCTCGCCAGCGATTTTTCGGTGACCTACGTCGCCCAGCATTCCAACACCCAGTTGCCGACCCTGTATCGTTTCTCGGCGGTATGGGGCGGGCACGAAGGCTCCCTGCTGCTCTGGGTGCTGATGCTGGCGGGCTGGGGCGCGGCGGTGTCCCTGGCCTCGCGCCAACTGCCCGAAGTGATGGTGGCGCGCGTGCTCGCCGTGCTCGGGCTGGTCGGCATCGGCCTGCTGGCGTTCATCCTGTTTACCTCCAATCCGTTTGACCGTTTGTTGCCGGCCGCGGCGGAAGGGCGCGACCTGAATCCGCTGCTGCAGGATCCCGGACTGGTGTTCCATCCGCCGATGCTCTACATGGGCTATGTCGGCTTTTCGGTGGCCTTTGCCTTCGCCATCGCGGCGCTGATTTCCGGCCGGCTCGATGCGGCCTGGGCGCGCTGGTCGCGGCCATGGACCACGGCGGCCTGGGTCTTCCTCACGCTCGGCATTGCACTGGGCAGCTGGTGGGCGTATTACGAACTGGGTTGGGGCGGCTGGTGGTTCTGGGACCCGGTGGAAAATGCATCCTTCATGCCCTGGCTGGTGGGCACGGCGCTGATCCACTCGCTGGCGGTGACCGAAAAGCGCGGCGCCTTCAAGAACTGGACCGTGCTGCTGGCCATCGCCGCATTCTCGCTCTCGCTGCTGGGCACCTTCCTGGTCCGTTCCGGCGTGCTGACCTCGGTGCACGCCTTTGCGTCGGACCCGCGCCGCGGCGTCTTCATCCTGGTGCTGCTGGCCATCGTCGTCGGCAGCTCGCTGGCGCTGTTTGCCTGGCGCGCGCCCAAGGTCAGCGCCGGCGGCAGCTTCGGCCTGGTGTCGCGCGAGACCATGCTGTTGATGAACAACGTGCTGCTGGTGGTGGCCACCGGCAGCGTGCTGCTCGGTACGCTGTATCCGCTGCTGATCGATGCCCTTGGCATGGGAAAGCTTTCGGTCGGGCCGCCCTATTTCAATGCCGTTTTCGTGCCGGTCATGGTGCCCTTGCTGCTGCTGATGGCGGCGGGGCCGATGGCGCACTGGAAACATGCCGACCTCAGGGCCATCGCGCGCCGCCTGCGGGTGAGCATGGTGCTGGCCGTCATCGCCGGGATTGCCCTGCCGCTGCTGATGGGCGCCTGGACGCCGCTGACCGCGATGAGTTCCCTGCTGGCGGTGTGGATCGTATCCAGCGGCGTGTTCCAGATCATGGACCGGATGAAGACGGGCCGGCCGACCGCGGCCTTCTGGGGCATGCATGTCGCGCACTTCGGCATTGCCGTATTCGTCATCGGCGTGGCGATGGTCGGCGGCTACCAGGAGGAAAAGGATGTCCGCATGGAGCCGGGCGACACGGTAAGCGTCGGTGGCTACGGTTTCCGCCTGGTCGAGGTGAAGACCGCTCCGGGCCCCAACTATCGGGCGTCCGTGGGCACCGTCGAACTGTCGAAGGACGGCCGTTTGCTGAAGATCATGCATCCCGAAAAACGGCAATACTTCTCGTCGCAGATGCCCATGACCGAAGCCGCGATCGATGCCGGATTCACCCGCGACGTGTATGTCTCGCTCGGCGAGCCGCTTGACAACAAGGGGGCGTGGAGCGTGCGGGTGTACTACAAACCCTTTGTCGACTGGATCTGGGGCGGCTGCCTGTTGATGGGCCTGGGCGGCGTCATCGCCATGCTCGACCGGCGCTACCGGCTGCGTGCAAGAGTCGGCGCTGGCGCCACGGCGGGAGTGCCGGCATGAAGCGCTTCCTGATTCCGCTGGTGGTGTTCGTCGTTCTGCTGGTATTCCTCGGCATCGGCCTGACGCTCAATCCGCGCGACGTGCCTTCGCCGCTGAAGGACAAGCCGGCGCCGGCCTTCACGCTGCCGCAACTGGCGGCGGCCGACAAGAGTTTTTCGCCGGCCGACATGAAGGGCAAGGTCTGGCTGCTCAACGTCTGGGCGTCGTGGTGCGTCTCCTGTCGTCAGGAGCACCCGTTGCTGGTGTCCTTCGCCAAGGAGGGCAAGGTGCCCGTGGTGGGTTTGAACTACAAGGATCAGCTTGTCGATGCAAAGAACTGGCTGGCGAAGTTCGGCGATCCCTACGTGGTGTCCGCGGTCGATGCCGACGGCCGGGTCGGCATCGATTACGGCGTCTATGGCGTGCCCGAAACGTATGTCATCGACAAGGCCGGCATGATACGCATGAAGCATACCGGCCCGATCACCCCGGAATCGCTTAAAACGCAGATCCTGCCCCTGGTCGCGGAGTTGTCGAAATGAAGCTGTGCAGTCTGCTGGTTTGTTGCACCCTGATGTTCACCGGCGCGGCGATGGCCAGGGAAGCGGCGCCGATGGCGGCCGACGTCGCGATCGAGAAGCGCATGGTCGCGATCAGCGAAGAACTGCGCTGCCTGGTGTGCCAGAATGAATCGCTGTCCGGTTCGCACGCCGAACTGGCGCAGGACCTGCGTCGCGAGATCCGCAAGATGATCGGCGAAGGCAAGACTGACCAGGAAATCCTCGATTTCATGGTCGCGCGCTACGGCGATTTCGTGCGCTACCGGCCGCCGGTGAAGCCGACCACCTGGCTGCTCTGGGGCGGGCCTTTCGTGCTGCTGGCAGGCGGTATTGGCGCACTGATTGCGTTCCTGCGGCGGCGCGCCAAGGAAGAAGCGGCACCCGTACTTTCCGAAGAAGAACGTCGCCGCGCTGCGGCCTTGCTGGACCAATCCAACTCATGACCTCCTTTTATCTCGCGGCGGCGACGCTGGCTGTCGTCGCTCTGGCGCTGTTGCTGCGTCCGTGGTGGCGTGCCGGTCGCCGTAGCGCCAGCGCCGACTCTTCCTTGCCGGCGCTCAATGCCGCCATCCATCGCGACCGCCTTGGCGAACTGGAGCGAGACCGCAACAATGGCAGCCTGTCGGCAAGCGATTTCGACGAGGCCCGCGAAGAGCTGCAGCGGCAACTGCTTGACGACACCGCCGCGAGCGAGGTGGTCGCTGCTGCCGCGCAGGGCACTTCCGGTCGCGGCGCCGGCATCGCGATCGCCATCCTGGTACCGCTGCTTGCCGTGGCGCTGTATGCCTGGCTGGGCAGCCCCGCAGCGGTATTGCCCGGCGCGGTACAAACCCAGCGCGCCGCGGCCGACATGGAACAGCTCGTGGTCAAGCTCGCCAACAAGCTGGCACAGAATCCGGACAATCCCGAGGGCTGGGCCATGCTGGCACGCTCCTACAAGTCGCTGGGCCGCTGGGATGATGCCGAACGCGCCTATCTCCGCATCGGGCCGGATTTCAACAGGAATGCCGAACTGCTTGCCGAACTGGCGGAAATGCTGGTGCAGAAGAACCAGGGTTTCGATTCGCGTTCGCGCGAGTTGACGCAGCAGGCGCTGCGTCTCGAACCCAACAACATGCTGGCCTTGTTCCTGGGCGGCGGCGAGGCCCTTGACGGCGGGCGCTTCGCCGAAGCCGCCACGCTCTGGGAACGACTGCTGCCCCAGCTCGAGCCCGGCAGCGAAGATGCGCGCATGGTCGAATCCAGTATTGCCATGGCGCGCGAGCGCAGCGGCGGCGCCCGGGCAAAGGCATCGAAGGGGAAGGATGTCGCGGGCGCGGCGGTTCCGCAAGACGACGCGCATCGCGGTGTCGCCAAGGCTGGCAAGGGCGCGGCAAAGGCGACAGCGACATCGGTCAGCGGCCGCGTCGAGCTCTCGCCTGCATTGAAGGACAAGGCCGGGCCCGACGACGTGGTCTTCATCTTCGCCCGCGCCGTCGATGGCCCGCGCATGCCGCTGGCGGCCCAGCGCGCACGGGTGGCCGATCTGCCGCTCGACTTCATGCTCGACGACGGGCAGGCGCTGATGCCGGAGGCCACGATTTCGTCCGCCAAGCAGCTGCGTGTCGAAGTGCGCGTCTCGAAAACCGGCAAGGCGACGCCGGGCAAGGGCGATCTCACCGGCAAGAGCGCCGCGGTGAAGCCCGGCGCCAAGGGCTTGAAGATATTGATCGACCAGGTCGATCCCTGACCGACCTGGCCGTTCCCGAATTGCTGCAAGGGGACGGCCCGCTTGGCCGCCGTATTTCCGGGCGCGGCAAATTTCGTTGAGGCTTGATAAACATCAAGGCTCCCTTCCGGGACAGGCCTAGGATGCTGCATGTGCACAATCACCCAATTCATGCAGGGTTATTGAGGCGCGGCGACTGAAGCGGCACCGCCATCCGTGCCGGCCATGAGGGTCAAGCAATGAACATATCCAGCGCCATCATCCACGCCCGTCCCGGTGCCGTGGCCATCGTTCAGGCCGGGTTGGCCGCGCTGGAAGGCGTCGAGGTGCACGCCGTCTCTCCCGAAGGCAAGCTGATCGTCACCATCGAAACCGAGGATGACGGCAGCAACGTCGCCACTTACGAACGCATTGGCCAGCTCGACGGTGTCATGTCGGCGGCCATGGTCTATCACCAAACCGAATCTGAGCCATACAAGGAGATCTGAAATGAAATTGACGCGACGTGAATTCATCAAGACCAATGCCATCGCCGCGGCGGCTAGCACGGCCGGCATGAGCATTCCCGGTGTGGCGCTGGCCGCCGCGCCGCAGAGCCAGGACGGCGTGCGCTGGGACAAGGGTGTCTGCCGCTACTGCGGTACCGGTTGCGGCGTGCTGGTCGGGGTCAAGGATGGCCGTGTGGTGGCCACCCAGGGCGACCCGGACGCGCCGGTGAACAAGGGTCTCAACTGCGTCAAGGGCTACTTCCTGTCGAAGATCATGTACGGCAAGGATCGGCTGACCCAGCCGCTGCTGCGCATGAAGGACGGCAAGTTCGACAAGAACGGCGAATTCAAGCCGATCTCCTGGGATGCCGCGTTCGACATCATGGCCGAGAAGGTCAAGGCCACCTTGAAGAATCCGGAGCAGGGACAGCGCGGCGTCGCCATGTTCGGCTCCGGCCAATGGACGGTATGGGAAGGCTACGCAGCGGCCAAGCTGATGAAAGCCGGCTTCCGCTCCAACAGCATCGACCCGAACGCGCGCCACTGCATGGCCTCCGCCGTGGCCGGCTTCATGCGCACCTTCGGCATCGACGAGCCGATGGGCTGCTACGACGACGCCGAGCATGCCGACGTCTTCGCGCTGTGGGGCTCCAACATGGCCGAGATGCACCCGATCCTCTGGTCGCGCATCACCAACCGACGCCTCACTGCGCCCCACGTCAAGATTCACGTGCTGTCGACCTTCAGCCACCGTTCCTGCGAACTGGCCGACAACGAGCTGATCTTCAAGCCGCAATCCGACCTGGCGATCCTCAATTACATCTGCAACTACATCATCCAGAACAAGGCGGTGAATCAGGAATTCGTCAAGAAGAACGTCGGTTTCTTCCAGGGCGTCACCGACATCGGCTATGGCCTGCGCCCCAACCATCCGCTGGAACAGGTGGCGATGAACAACGGCTACCCCGGCGCCGACGGCAAGCCCAAGGGTGATCCGAACAAGCACGCGCCGATCACGTTCGATGACTTCGCCAAGTTCGTTTCCGAGTACACCCTGGACAAGGCCCACGAAATTTCCGGCGTGCCCAAGGAAAAGCTCGAAGCGCTGGCCAAGGCCTATGCCGATCCAAAGGTGAAGGTCACCTCCTACTGGACCATGGGCTTCAACCAGCACACGCGCGGTACCTGGGTCAATAACATGATCTACAACGTGCACCTGCTGGTAGGCAAGATCTCCGAGCCGGGCAACAGCCCCTTTTCGCTCACCGGCCAGCCTTCGGCTTGCGGCACGGCGCGCGAGGTCGGCACCTTCGCCCACCGGCTGCCGGCTGATCTGGTGGTGATGAATCCGAAACACCGCGAGTTCTCCGAGAAGATGTGGAAACTGCCCGCCGGCACCATTCCGGAGTGGGTCGGCTATCACGCCGTGCTGCAAAGCCGGATGCTGAAGGACGGCAAGATCGGTTTCTACTGGACGTCCACCACCAACAACATGCAG comes from the Sulfuritalea hydrogenivorans sk43H genome and includes:
- a CDS encoding CNP1-like family protein codes for the protein MAQTVDPSGRIVPGNYQSEEEEKPWQELEIEMPAFPKQENLIEFYVSAVATNKYFIDASTLAVGADGVVRYALVVETSGGARNISFEGIHCKGRNWKHYATGRSDGTWTKSRTSRIEWRPIENKPVNRHHAALSRDLFCPLGNPIFTADEGRNALRLGKHPNSN
- the coq7 gene encoding 2-polyprenyl-3-methyl-6-methoxy-1,4-benzoquinone monooxygenase, with protein sequence MIDAIIPEIDKALRAVFAAAPTRRPMPGEDLPEAAMSDDERQHVAALMRVNHCGEICAQALYQGQALTSRDVAVKRELEQAAWEETEHLNWTERRIAELGGRKSVLNPLWYAGSLAIGMFAGKCGDAWSLGFLAETERQVEGHLESHKARLPTQDRKSWEVLEQMKVDEIRHAETASHYGARELPTPVKLAMKLSSKVMTKLSYVA
- a CDS encoding OsmC family protein, translated to MECTVRWHDGMSFVAETGSGHLICMDGAPDAGGRNLAPRPMELLLAGTGGCTAFDIVLILKRGRHEVSGCEVKLQAERAEVDPKVFTRINMHFVVTGKNLKPEVVERAVKLSAEKYCSASIMLGKTAEVSHSFEVVEA
- a CDS encoding helix-turn-helix domain-containing protein, whose product is MARKKKLDFSDIATDRKKENLNQKDFWMRYGVTQSGGSRYESGRNIPKPLAILLWLHRSGKISDKDLSDALK
- a CDS encoding DMT family transporter, with translation MSSSSIPRAGLILLGLLSLGWGFNWPIMKVVITEIPRWIFRGDSILLASVGLFGIAWFSGHSLRVPTGRWPQLLGMATCNIVGWNMFAIYGVSLLPSGRAAILGYTMPLWSAVLSAWFLNEPLTRRRLIGLALGMSGMALLIGAEFENLGRAPMGVILMLIAAIFWAGGLVIYKRNPLPMPITALTAWQALLGGIPIALAGHALETVEWGRISFWPLFGFWYNVFIGLLFCYWAWNKLVQMVPAAVSSLGSLIIPVVGVFSGMVFLGEAPRWQDFAALVLVLTSIATVLLPARPSA
- the ccmA gene encoding cytochrome c biogenesis heme-transporting ATPase CcmA, which encodes MLKVSGLACSRGERRLFADVGFSLAAGEWLHVQGENGAGKTSLMRLLVGLSPADAGEIRWRDEPTPSVEFRRDLIYLGHHAAVKEDLTPLENLRLAAALDGIALDERTSLAALIRLGLRGREDLPVRVLSAGQKRRVLLARLLTRPAVLWVLDEAFNALDVAAVKLLGELIAEHLSAGGMAVLTSHQPLPVPGGKALVL
- the ccmB gene encoding heme exporter protein CcmB: MNAFFATVRRDLLLALRRKSEVLTAVFFFVIVTSLFPLGIGPEPVLLKKIAPGILWVAALLATLLGLPRLFAADHVDGTLEQMALSPSPLGMLVAGKILAHWLLCGLPLVLLAPVLGLQFDLDASALGILTLALLLGTPLLSLIGAIGAALTLGVRGGGVLLALLVLPLYIPALIFGAGAVEAHVAGLDAGGHLSLLAAMLALAVFFAPWATTAALRIALE
- the ccmC gene encoding heme ABC transporter permease CcmC, which produces MRQSIIQWFRFASPQSFYPLAGRLIPWFWAAAAVFGIAGLWISFFVAPTDAQQGEGYRIIFVHVPASWMSMFIYLVMAFWAGLGLALNTRVSGMMAQALAPTGALMAALSLWTGALWGKPMWGAWWVWDARLTSELILFFLYLGFMALQAAIDDPRRADKAGAILALVGVVNIPIIYFSVKWWNTLHQGSTINLNKAPSMAQTMLWGMLLMALAFWMYSIAVALMRVRAIILERERHTEWVKHAVE
- the ccmD gene encoding heme exporter protein CcmD, with the translated sequence MQWNSVGEFFAMGGYALYVWGSFGACLLLMIAEPLLARHRLTEVRKSLIRERLADELELQQKSR
- the ccmE gene encoding cytochrome c maturation protein CcmE, with protein sequence MKPRQKRIALIAGGLASLAIAAGLALNALDSNIALYVTPTEVAAGKAPQGKAFRIGGLVKEGTIKRQDMTVSFIITDTAKEIPVAYTGILPDLFRDGKGAVVQGRLGSDGVFAATEVLAKHDENYMPPEAKHAIDQAQKGKP